In one Lycium barbarum isolate Lr01 chromosome 7, ASM1917538v2, whole genome shotgun sequence genomic region, the following are encoded:
- the LOC132601831 gene encoding uncharacterized protein LOC132601831, with the protein MASTEAINQCFSVFSLTSGLQANLEKSSVYFGGVNQTVQDNILQHLGYTHGELPFRYLGIPLSSKKLSLLQWKPLIEKMVGRISTWTVRKLSYAGRVQLVQSVLFGIQAYWAQIFVLPTKVMKTIEAHCRSYVWSGVNTITKRALVAWDKVCTPKSVGGLNLINLKIWNRAAIAKNSWDVAHKEDKLWIRWIHTYYIKEQNFDTMPMSQQVCWMVRKLLEARSVWIQHSISHSSTKQSLITHIYLQLLGNLPRTPWKTMMFRNMARPKAIITMWLMLQERLPTVDRLIDWGINVDPVCSLCSSTQETRDHLFADCALTKQLWNKLLKWMNRPRCTAQSWDQMLHWVIVNGRGKSSAALLFRLIYAEACHAIWMERNQRIFEHKSRSVEVIAREVAYMCAMRAPTRMQLMMHAWHM; encoded by the coding sequence ATGGCCTCAACTGAAGCTATTAACCAATGCTTCAGTGTCTTCTCTCTTACATCAGGTTTGCAAGCTAACCTTGAAAAGAGTTCTGTTTACTTTGGAGGAGTCAATCAAACTGTCCAAGACAATATCCTACAGCATCTTGGATATACCCATGGTGAGCTTCCATTCAGATACCTCGGCATCCCATTGTCCTCAAAAAAGCTCTCACTCTTACAATGGAAACCACTTATTGAGAAGATGGTAGGCCGAATCTCTACTTGGACTGTTAGAAAGTTGTCATATGCAGGAAGAGTACAACTAGTACAATCAGTTCTGTTTGGTATCCAAGCCTACTGGGCTCAAATATTTGTCCTACCTACTAAAGTTATGAAGACTATAGAAGCACATTGTAGAAGTTATGTCTGGTCCGGGGTAAATACTATCACCAAAAGAGCTCTAGTTGCTTGGGATAAGGTATGCACACCTAAATCTGTGGGTGGCCTTAATCTCATTAACTTGAAGATCTGGAACAGAGCTGCTATTGCTAAAAATAGTTGGGATGTGGCACATAAAGAGGATAAATTGTGGATAAGATGGattcacacatactacataaAGGAGCAGAATTTTGACACCATGCCTATGTCTCAGCAAGTTTGTTGGATGGTAAGGAAACTACTTGAGGCCAGAAGTGTGTGGATTCAACACTCCATCAGTCATAGTTCAACGAAACAGAGCTTAATAACGCATATCTATTTGCAACTGCTTGGTAACCTGCCTAGAACCCCTTGGAAGACAATGATGTTTAGGAATATGGCAAGGCCTAAAGCTATAATTACTATGTGGCTAATGCTACAAGAGAGGCTTCCAACAGTGGACAGACTTATTGACTGGGGAATTAATGTTGATCCTGTTTGTTCTCTATGCAGCAGTACACAAGAAACTCGAGACCATCTATTTGCAGATTGTGCACTAACAAAACAGTTGTGGAATAAACTACTGAAGTGGATGAATAGGCCAAGATGCACAGCTCAATCCTGGGACCAGATGCTACACTGGGTAATTGTTAATGGCAGAGGGAAGTCTTCAGCAGCTCTGCTATTTCGTTTGATCTATGCAGAAGCTTGCCATGCTATATGGATGGAAAGAAATCAAAGGATCTTTGAACACAAAAGTAGAAGCGTTGAAGTTATTGCTAGAGAAGTTGCCTACATGTGTGCTATGAGAGCTCCTACTAGAATGCAATTGATGATGCACGCTTGGCACATGtag